One window of the Campylobacter showae CSUNSWCD genome contains the following:
- a CDS encoding CHAD domain-containing protein, whose product MIEIERKFILRDAAVINELKARDIDVQQKDVTQIYVKITPLEEIRFREASGVFTITQKSGVGLAREENESETDAKSFKKALKNAVATPIKKTRFLFQLDGAACNVDIFHGALEGLVTFEAEFVSKREAAEFSLPEFIVARVISEVTEDEHYKNKNLALFGLPHGKFDAQKSIEILQNSPELELNLPSYIGAMDAMRTVFFQIFTMLRKHLSEYASSGDAKALHQIRVNLRKTRSLLKIFTPVFDRKTACYFLLNFKKLAELTNQKRDIDVFCEFLQSQKGFESLASELENLSATLAKSVQAELQSEEANEILRDWEVFLREGSDFFKGELGDAPIKKLAAKSIRAQILRLKKSLSNLSQTTENAQFHKCRIEIKRLRYLSEIFGGSFGFAAAKKCFKKSKILQETFGSLQDADIWLGLLAHVKSGAEQKRIDKLQAKIYKKIYELRSEILDSKPKILKSLTKLSRGLKIYYI is encoded by the coding sequence TTGATAGAGATCGAGCGTAAATTTATCCTGCGTGACGCCGCCGTCATAAACGAGCTAAAAGCCCGCGACATCGACGTCCAGCAAAAAGATGTGACGCAAATTTACGTCAAAATCACTCCGCTTGAGGAGATTAGATTTCGCGAGGCTTCGGGCGTTTTTACGATCACGCAAAAATCAGGCGTCGGTCTAGCGCGCGAGGAAAACGAGAGCGAAACTGACGCCAAAAGCTTTAAAAAAGCCCTAAAAAACGCGGTCGCCACTCCGATAAAAAAGACGAGATTTTTATTTCAGCTTGACGGCGCTGCTTGCAACGTCGATATTTTTCACGGCGCTTTAGAGGGGCTTGTAACTTTTGAGGCCGAGTTTGTAAGCAAGCGCGAAGCGGCGGAGTTTAGCCTGCCCGAGTTTATCGTCGCGCGCGTAATCAGCGAAGTCACGGAAGACGAACACTATAAAAATAAAAATTTAGCACTTTTTGGCCTGCCGCATGGTAAATTTGACGCGCAAAAGAGCATTGAAATTTTACAAAATAGCCCAGAGCTGGAGCTAAATTTACCAAGCTACATCGGTGCGATGGACGCGATGCGGACGGTGTTTTTTCAGATATTTACGATGCTTCGTAAACACCTAAGCGAATACGCAAGCTCTGGCGATGCCAAGGCGCTGCACCAGATCCGCGTAAATCTGCGCAAAACGCGCTCTTTGCTTAAAATTTTCACTCCCGTTTTTGACCGAAAAACAGCTTGTTATTTTCTGCTAAATTTTAAAAAACTAGCCGAGCTAACCAACCAAAAGCGCGATATAGATGTATTTTGCGAGTTTTTGCAAAGCCAAAAAGGCTTTGAGTCGCTAGCTAGCGAGCTAGAAAATTTAAGCGCAACTCTAGCCAAAAGCGTCCAAGCCGAGCTACAAAGCGAGGAAGCGAACGAAATTTTGCGCGACTGGGAGGTGTTTTTACGCGAAGGAAGCGACTTTTTTAAAGGCGAGCTAGGAGACGCGCCGATAAAAAAACTCGCCGCAAAATCCATACGAGCTCAAATTTTACGCCTCAAAAAATCTCTCTCAAATTTGAGCCAAACAACCGAAAACGCGCAGTTTCACAAGTGCCGCATCGAGATAAAACGGCTAAGGTATCTAAGCGAGATTTTTGGCGGCAGTTTTGGTTTTGCTGCAGCTAAAAAATGTTTTAAGAAAAGCAAAATTTTACAAGAAACATTTGGCTCGCTACAAGACGCCGACATCTGGCTAGGCCTGCTAGCGCACGTAAAAAGCGGCGCCGAACAAAAGCGCATAGACAAACTCCAAGCTAAAATTTACAAAAAAATCTACGAGCTGCGAAGCGAAATTTTAGACTCAAAGCCTAAAATTTTAAAAAGCCTCACAAAGCTTTCGCGCGGCTTAAAAATCTACTATATCTAA
- the ubiE gene encoding bifunctional demethylmenaquinone methyltransferase/2-methoxy-6-polyprenyl-1,4-benzoquinol methylase UbiE: MEKQEKIVQMFNDIAPTYDLANRVLSMGADVSWRKIACKTVLSNFKDSSVNIADVACGTGDMMGFWQKTAGEFNVKIENLIGVDPSSGMLAVAKQKFPEFKFIEALATQTTLDSGSVDVLSISYGIRNVVEREAALREFNRVLKTGGYVVVLEFTKRKKSGILTGARDFYLGKILPKIGGFISKNQEAYEYLPSSIEGFLDAKSFADELASAGFEMRLCKSFSMDISTLFIAQKAREC, encoded by the coding sequence ATGGAAAAACAAGAAAAAATAGTTCAGATGTTTAACGACATCGCACCCACCTACGATCTGGCAAACCGCGTGCTAAGCATGGGCGCGGACGTGAGCTGGCGCAAGATCGCGTGCAAAACGGTTCTGTCAAATTTCAAAGACTCAAGCGTAAATATCGCGGACGTCGCATGTGGCACGGGCGACATGATGGGCTTTTGGCAAAAGACGGCGGGCGAATTTAACGTAAAAATCGAAAATCTAATCGGCGTCGATCCCTCAAGCGGCATGCTCGCGGTCGCCAAACAAAAATTTCCCGAGTTTAAATTTATCGAGGCGCTAGCGACTCAAACGACGCTTGATAGCGGCTCGGTGGACGTGCTGAGCATCAGCTACGGCATCAGAAACGTGGTCGAGCGAGAAGCCGCACTAAGAGAGTTTAACAGAGTGCTAAAAACGGGCGGGTATGTCGTGGTGCTTGAGTTTACCAAACGCAAAAAAAGCGGGATTTTAACGGGCGCTCGCGACTTTTATCTAGGTAAAATTTTGCCTAAAATCGGCGGCTTTATCTCCAAAAATCAGGAAGCCTACGAGTACCTACCAAGCTCGATAGAGGGCTTTTTAGACGCCAAAAGCTTTGCGGACGAACTCGCTAGCGCAGGCTTTGAGATGCGCCTTTGCAAGAGCTTTTCTATGGATATTTCTACTCTTTTCATAGCGCAAAAGGCCCGTGAGTGCTAA
- the xseA gene encoding exodeoxyribonuclease VII large subunit — protein MLSVSELNEQAKTLLETTFSYVEVEGEISRLVKHGSGHWYFTLKDEKAAISAVIYKFNAAKLKFDVADGMKVALYGKISLYSPSGSYQFIATLIRPSGEGELELAFKQLKARLESEGLFDISRKKPLPKFPRKIALVTSKTSAALQDMLRIASQRWALVEIIIFDSLTQGETAPASLIRALKRADASGADAIVLARGGGSREDLWCFNDENLAREIYAARTPVISAVGHEIDYVISDFAADFRAPTPSAAMAALLPDTGELMQSIDRLSEAADAAFVRVWERKFNALAMMRARFSQASLEQKIARKEQILLNLRQALDAAAQTKLLKFENALKLAHAAYAQQESFFAQISNFVRVQKDGKTVNLSELKPGDRIALSSVNASKEAEIL, from the coding sequence GTGCTAAGCGTCAGCGAGCTAAACGAGCAAGCCAAAACTCTACTTGAGACGACATTTTCGTACGTCGAGGTAGAGGGCGAGATCTCGCGGCTCGTCAAACACGGCTCTGGCCACTGGTACTTCACGCTAAAAGACGAAAAGGCCGCGATCTCGGCCGTCATTTATAAATTTAACGCCGCTAAGCTCAAATTTGACGTCGCAGACGGCATGAAAGTCGCCCTCTACGGCAAAATTTCGCTCTACTCGCCAAGCGGCAGCTATCAGTTTATCGCGACCCTGATACGCCCCAGCGGCGAGGGCGAGCTCGAGCTTGCGTTTAAACAGCTAAAAGCACGGCTTGAGAGCGAAGGGCTTTTTGATATCTCGCGCAAAAAACCGCTACCCAAATTTCCGCGCAAGATCGCACTCGTAACATCAAAAACCTCAGCCGCACTGCAAGACATGCTGCGTATCGCTTCGCAGCGCTGGGCGCTGGTAGAAATCATAATCTTTGATTCGCTAACGCAAGGCGAAACTGCGCCCGCCTCGCTCATACGCGCGCTAAAAAGAGCCGACGCAAGCGGAGCTGACGCGATCGTGCTCGCGCGAGGAGGCGGCAGCAGAGAGGATCTGTGGTGCTTTAACGACGAAAATTTAGCCCGTGAGATCTACGCCGCGCGCACGCCCGTGATCTCGGCCGTCGGACACGAGATTGATTACGTGATCAGCGACTTTGCGGCGGACTTTCGCGCCCCGACTCCAAGTGCGGCGATGGCTGCGCTGCTACCGGATACGGGCGAGCTAATGCAAAGCATAGATAGGCTAAGCGAGGCGGCGGACGCGGCTTTTGTGCGCGTTTGGGAGCGTAAATTTAACGCTCTGGCGATGATGAGAGCGAGATTTTCTCAGGCGAGTTTAGAGCAAAAAATCGCTCGCAAGGAGCAAATTTTGCTAAATTTAAGACAGGCTTTAGACGCCGCCGCGCAAACTAAACTGCTCAAATTTGAAAACGCGCTAAAACTCGCCCACGCCGCATACGCGCAGCAGGAGTCCTTTTTCGCGCAGATTTCAAATTTCGTCCGAGTGCAAAAAGACGGCAAAACGGTAAATCTAAGCGAGCTAAAACCGGGCGACCGCATCGCGCTAAGCTCGGTAAACGCAAGCAAAGAGGCGGAGATTTTGTAA
- the serC gene encoding 3-phosphoserine/phosphohydroxythreonine transaminase — MNRKLNFSAGPSALPLSVLERAQNELTDYQGKGFSIMEISHRSKIFEEVHYGAMAKARELYGIGEEFDVLFLQGGAHLQFAMIPLNLAAKGVAQYADTGVWTSKAIKEAANVGISYEVVASSKETSYDRIPEVKFSEDAAYGYLCTNNTIYGTQYRELPRSKAPLVVDASSDFFSRPVDFTDVGLLYGGAQKNAGPSGVTVVIIRKDMLERACMERTPTMLRYDTHASAASLYNTPPTFGIYLLNLTLGWVQEQGGLAGVNRINEQKAALLYGAIDGSGGFYRGHAQKDSRSLMNVSFTIANRELEAAFIAESENAGMLGLKGHRHVGGIRASIYNAVSIENVRTLAEFMKEFARKNG, encoded by the coding sequence ATGAATAGAAAGCTAAATTTTAGCGCGGGCCCTTCGGCTCTGCCTCTTAGCGTGCTTGAGCGCGCGCAAAACGAGCTCACCGACTATCAGGGCAAGGGCTTTTCGATAATGGAAATCAGCCACCGAAGCAAGATTTTCGAAGAGGTGCACTACGGCGCGATGGCTAAGGCGCGCGAACTATACGGTATCGGCGAGGAATTTGACGTGCTATTTTTGCAAGGCGGCGCGCATTTGCAGTTTGCGATGATACCGCTAAATTTAGCCGCCAAAGGCGTCGCGCAGTATGCAGATACGGGCGTCTGGACGAGTAAGGCGATCAAAGAGGCCGCAAATGTGGGCATATCCTACGAAGTAGTCGCCAGCAGTAAGGAAACCTCCTACGACCGCATCCCAGAGGTTAAATTTAGCGAAGACGCCGCATACGGCTACCTCTGCACAAACAACACAATCTACGGCACGCAGTACCGCGAGCTGCCTCGCTCTAAAGCTCCGCTAGTAGTCGATGCGTCGAGCGATTTTTTCTCGCGGCCGGTTGATTTCACGGACGTGGGGCTGCTATATGGCGGCGCGCAGAAAAATGCCGGCCCAAGCGGCGTAACCGTCGTCATCATCCGCAAAGATATGTTGGAGCGAGCCTGCATGGAGCGCACTCCGACGATGCTTCGCTACGATACGCACGCTAGCGCCGCGTCGCTATACAACACGCCTCCGACCTTTGGCATATATCTGCTAAATTTGACGCTGGGCTGGGTGCAGGAGCAGGGCGGTCTAGCAGGCGTAAACCGGATCAACGAGCAAAAGGCGGCGCTGCTTTACGGTGCGATCGACGGTTCTGGCGGCTTTTATAGAGGTCACGCGCAAAAAGATAGCCGCTCGCTGATGAACGTTAGCTTTACCATCGCAAACCGCGAGCTGGAGGCGGCCTTTATCGCCGAGTCCGAAAACGCGGGTATGCTGGGCCTAAAAGGACACCGTCACGTAGGCGGCATCAGAGCATCCATCTACAACGCCGTGAGTATCGAAAACGTGCGAACTTTGGCTGAGTTTATGAAAGAATTTGCTAGGAAAAACGGGTAA
- a CDS encoding DUF2920 family protein, translated as MWQNGTVVKKTYKIHSCDDTELNIKRESLLEFNLCFDTKKPVSSIVFIIPGYGGDADSNYREHLAQFVASEFSVAVVGVNYHCIGDRPQTGATIFFDDLDRSILKKECARCGIELPENLSVIDTQTLLDIDNLIDARKRDKTVPQDLSLKLSISLQPTKNEYQNFGIMQAQDLINALLFVKANAPFECATDINDLPVVMIGSSHGGYLSHMAAKIAPWLIDGVIDNSSYALAHWPFIGFGKEIDYMKYYSGYTSECYHNIELYLFDKTHWTLDKASPAYFSKSRKYIREILMPQHLKVQSGYKKQIYTSYHYAYDDFYAPASEKQRLYDELKNLGYDATLNIIENESQLDGKFIKTLTHGLDMSIKTLISKELPPMLAKITARPKQSCEDKSISYVSDDLEYKFFEANDKINLEIKEQNLPQQNHDNK; from the coding sequence ATATGGCAAAACGGCACGGTAGTTAAAAAAACGTATAAAATCCACTCCTGCGACGATACCGAGCTTAATATAAAGCGCGAAAGCCTGCTAGAGTTTAACCTTTGCTTTGATACCAAAAAGCCGGTCTCGTCAATAGTTTTTATAATCCCTGGCTACGGAGGAGACGCAGACAGCAACTACCGCGAGCACTTAGCGCAGTTTGTCGCGAGCGAATTTAGCGTAGCCGTAGTAGGCGTAAACTACCACTGTATCGGCGATAGACCGCAAACAGGAGCGACGATATTTTTTGACGATTTAGATAGATCGATATTAAAAAAAGAATGCGCCAGGTGTGGCATAGAGCTCCCGGAAAATTTAAGCGTAATCGATACGCAAACCCTGCTTGATATCGACAATCTAATAGACGCAAGAAAACGCGATAAGACAGTACCTCAAGACTTGTCGCTTAAACTATCAATTTCCCTTCAACCGACTAAAAACGAATATCAAAATTTCGGCATTATGCAGGCGCAGGATTTGATCAATGCGCTACTTTTCGTAAAAGCCAACGCTCCTTTTGAGTGCGCAACCGACATAAACGACCTACCAGTCGTCATGATCGGTAGCTCGCACGGAGGCTATCTATCACATATGGCCGCCAAGATCGCCCCGTGGCTTATAGACGGCGTCATAGATAATAGTAGCTATGCGCTAGCCCACTGGCCTTTTATCGGCTTTGGCAAAGAGATAGATTATATGAAATATTACAGCGGTTACACCAGCGAATGCTATCACAATATCGAGCTTTATTTATTCGACAAGACGCATTGGACGCTAGACAAGGCTTCGCCGGCTTATTTTTCCAAGTCGAGGAAATATATAAGAGAAATTCTAATGCCGCAACACCTCAAAGTCCAAAGCGGCTATAAAAAGCAAATTTATACTAGCTATCATTACGCTTATGACGATTTTTACGCTCCGGCTAGCGAAAAACAACGACTCTACGACGAACTGAAAAATTTAGGTTACGACGCTACTCTAAATATAATAGAAAACGAAAGTCAGCTTGACGGTAAATTTATTAAAACGCTAACGCACGGTTTAGATATGTCGATAAAAACGCTAATCTCAAAAGAGCTTCCGCCGATGCTGGCTAAAATCACAGCTCGACCGAAACAGTCTTGCGAGGATAAAAGCATAAGTTACGTTTCAGACGATTTAGAATATAAATTTTTTGAAGCGAACGACAAGATAAATTTAGAGATAAAAGAACAAAATCTACCGCAGCAAAATCATGATAATAAATAA
- a CDS encoding DUF4810 domain-containing protein — translation MRFKTLANFALASAAVLLLSGCADDSPRQLYYWDGAYTGSVYEYLSEEGDAGAQIAALEESLQKAYQRAVKVPPGLYAHLGLLYLSQGNGAKFKAYIEKEAELYPESRDYAMFLLNQNGKTAGATGKTAANLGSKSQEKAVANESNLNDRSSNLSEQTSKQNLKNKQTKPAKTSKTAKGSQNEK, via the coding sequence TTGCGCTTTAAAACTCTAGCAAATTTCGCGCTCGCCTCCGCCGCCGTCCTACTACTCTCGGGCTGCGCGGACGACTCGCCTAGGCAGCTATACTACTGGGACGGCGCATACACGGGCTCGGTCTACGAGTATCTAAGCGAAGAGGGCGACGCAGGCGCGCAGATCGCCGCACTCGAGGAGAGCCTGCAAAAAGCCTATCAAAGAGCCGTCAAGGTCCCTCCCGGACTATACGCGCATCTAGGCTTGCTCTATCTCTCGCAAGGAAACGGGGCGAAATTTAAAGCCTACATCGAAAAAGAAGCCGAGCTCTATCCTGAGTCGCGCGACTACGCGATGTTTTTGCTAAACCAAAACGGTAAAACGGCTGGCGCAACGGGCAAAACTGCGGCAAATTTAGGCTCGAAGTCGCAGGAAAAAGCGGTCGCGAACGAGTCAAATTTAAACGACAGAAGCTCAAATTTAAGCGAGCAAACGAGCAAGCAAAATTTGAAAAACAAGCAAACAAAGCCTGCCAAAACGAGCAAAACCGCAAAAGGAAGCCAAAATGAAAAATAA
- a CDS encoding DUF799 domain-containing protein, with protein sequence MKNKIKSALLGAFAVLFLGACAGSQPQIYDYSAFLQTKPRSIVVVMPTSDSSEIKASAAVLANALYPLSEAGYYVFSPALVNETFKNNGIYDAAEIAQVSTYKLKQIFGADVALYLNVADYGTSYMLISSVTRVSVAATLVDLNTGAVLWQKSATAANDSGDGGGNLIGMLVSALVKQIADSVSDASFDLSARADAILFSTDCRDCLLYGPYSPRYGQDRQLGGGK encoded by the coding sequence ATGAAAAATAAAATAAAATCGGCGCTCCTTGGCGCGTTTGCGGTGCTGTTTCTGGGCGCGTGCGCCGGTTCGCAGCCTCAAATTTACGACTACTCGGCGTTTTTGCAGACCAAGCCTCGCTCGATCGTAGTCGTGATGCCAACCAGCGACTCGTCTGAGATAAAGGCCTCCGCGGCGGTGCTGGCAAATGCTCTCTATCCGCTTAGCGAGGCGGGATATTACGTATTTTCGCCAGCGCTCGTAAACGAGACCTTCAAAAACAACGGCATCTACGACGCGGCGGAGATCGCACAAGTCTCCACGTACAAGCTAAAGCAGATATTTGGTGCCGATGTCGCGCTGTATCTAAACGTCGCGGACTACGGCACCTCGTATATGCTCATTAGCAGCGTCACACGCGTGAGCGTAGCGGCGACTCTAGTCGATCTAAACACCGGCGCCGTACTCTGGCAAAAGAGCGCCACCGCGGCAAACGACTCGGGCGACGGTGGCGGCAACCTCATCGGCATGCTAGTCTCCGCGCTAGTTAAACAGATCGCCGACTCGGTCTCGGACGCGAGCTTTGATCTCTCGGCGCGTGCGGACGCAATTTTGTTTAGCACCGATTGCCGAGACTGCTTGCTTTACGGCCCGTATTCGCCGCGCTACGGACAAGATCGGCAGCTTGGCGGTGGAAAATAA
- a CDS encoding CsgG/HfaB family protein codes for MKTNVKFLLAACAAMLITGCATERSRVVETPKVQTLNTNYQGQKIAVSIGRFSNQSSYQNGVFSDGEDRLGNQAQTILISNLQQSGRFSVLDRSNMRAIKEESALNKEAQNIKGARYVITGDVTEFGRKTTGDHQLFGILGKGKTQTAYAKVNLNVVDVKNSEVIYSTQGAGEYELSNREVLGFGGSAGYDSTLNGKVLSLAIIEAVNNLTRGLESGAFNAK; via the coding sequence ATGAAAACGAATGTAAAATTTTTACTAGCCGCGTGCGCCGCGATGCTAATAACAGGCTGCGCAACGGAGAGATCGCGCGTGGTCGAAACGCCAAAAGTTCAAACCCTAAACACCAACTATCAAGGACAAAAGATCGCCGTCTCGATCGGCCGCTTTAGCAACCAGTCCTCATACCAAAACGGCGTATTTTCAGACGGCGAGGACAGACTAGGCAACCAAGCCCAAACCATCCTAATCTCAAATTTACAACAAAGCGGGCGCTTTTCGGTGCTTGACCGCAGCAACATGCGCGCCATCAAAGAAGAAAGCGCGCTAAACAAAGAGGCGCAAAATATCAAGGGCGCAAGATACGTCATCACGGGCGATGTGACGGAGTTTGGCCGCAAAACGACTGGCGATCACCAGCTTTTTGGCATCCTTGGTAAAGGCAAAACCCAAACCGCCTACGCGAAGGTAAACCTTAACGTCGTAGACGTGAAAAACTCCGAGGTGATCTACTCCACCCAGGGCGCGGGCGAGTACGAGCTCTCAAACCGCGAAGTGCTGGGCTTTGGCGGAAGCGCGGGTTATGATTCTACGCTAAACGGCAAGGTACTAAGCCTAGCCATCATCGAGGCCGTAAACAACCTAACGCGCGGGCTTGAAAGCGGCGCTTTTAACGCGAAATAA
- a CDS encoding DUF2920 family protein, protein MIINKTYEIPSCDDVELGVKRDSLLEFKLCYDDEKPVRALVFIVPGLGGDANENYREHLAQFVASEFNVAVASVNYHCIGNRPQTGATYFLNDLDKIILKNKCSKIGIEIPSDISYDALSVLDDYLGNIKSSGGLPSDFKLEISVTLQPTKNEYQNFGVMQAQDVINAALFIKADPPFKSATDIDELPVVLVGSSHGAYINALTAKFAPWLVDGLIDNSSYAKLNWELIGLGKEADYLKFREYSTDIYFKNIKIYVFTKTMWTLLDKSSPRYFSQAREDIRNALDAAHLKAQSEYPKPIYVGYHCAVNDHCAPPDEKVQLYEELRKLGFDATLHMIKDESELDGRFLKKLTHGLEMSIKLLIAKELPPMLEKIASREKQICESKSISYCSDGLEYKFSEANGKINLEIKR, encoded by the coding sequence ATGATAATAAATAAAACATACGAGATACCCTCCTGCGACGACGTAGAGCTTGGCGTAAAGCGAGATTCGCTACTTGAGTTTAAGCTTTGCTACGATGATGAAAAGCCCGTTAGAGCCCTAGTTTTCATAGTGCCTGGGCTTGGCGGCGATGCGAACGAAAACTATAGAGAGCATTTAGCGCAGTTCGTAGCTAGCGAATTTAACGTAGCGGTAGCTAGCGTGAACTACCACTGTATCGGCAACAGACCGCAAACGGGAGCGACGTATTTTTTAAACGATTTAGACAAAATCATCCTTAAAAACAAATGCTCGAAAATCGGTATAGAAATCCCAAGCGATATCAGCTACGACGCGCTTTCGGTGCTGGATGACTACTTGGGCAATATAAAATCAAGCGGCGGTTTGCCGAGCGATTTTAAATTAGAAATATCCGTAACGCTGCAACCGACCAAAAACGAGTATCAAAATTTCGGCGTTATGCAGGCCCAAGACGTGATAAATGCCGCGCTTTTTATCAAGGCAGATCCGCCGTTTAAATCCGCGACCGACATAGACGAGCTACCCGTAGTCCTAGTCGGTAGTTCGCACGGCGCCTACATAAACGCCTTAACGGCCAAATTTGCGCCGTGGCTCGTAGACGGTCTCATCGACAACAGCAGCTACGCGAAGCTAAACTGGGAACTAATAGGCCTAGGCAAAGAGGCGGATTATCTCAAATTTCGCGAATACTCGACCGATATATATTTTAAAAATATCAAAATTTACGTCTTTACCAAAACGATGTGGACGCTACTGGATAAATCCTCGCCTCGATATTTCTCGCAAGCGCGCGAAGATATACGAAACGCCCTAGACGCCGCGCATCTAAAAGCCCAAAGCGAGTATCCAAAGCCTATCTATGTCGGCTACCACTGCGCCGTAAACGACCACTGCGCGCCGCCCGATGAGAAAGTGCAGCTCTACGAGGAGCTACGCAAACTCGGCTTTGACGCAACCTTGCATATGATAAAAGATGAGAGCGAGCTTGACGGCAGGTTTCTAAAAAAGCTAACGCACGGCCTAGAGATGTCTATCAAGCTTTTGATCGCCAAGGAGCTGCCGCCGATGCTAGAAAAGATAGCATCTCGCGAGAAGCAAATTTGCGAGAGTAAAAGCATAAGCTATTGCTCGGACGGGCTGGAATATAAATTTTCAGAGGCAAACGGTAAGATAAATTTGGAGATAAAAAGATGA
- a CDS encoding DUF1266 domain-containing protein: MQNVFFCKELLKERFFCISEDYESSFYRSPNALRETYQVVLEEDVMNYIKKLDKHIYECILFNFLYKIKEELETLSFDEFNKILTEEEIKKEFKNFGVYFDKDDFSENDFVDKKAEFMQIAEDFYKNENLRKFIEFCADTSDILAVCEKQNIRAYDYASIIALAIIGFEDLYLSQKKYEKIVNFYGEKILSEFNGWDEFIASFMLGELYKNSFEKKEDDEDDEDDYEIISNLRLAYNALTLPYDIFQMSGIWENSVDNAKEKLVPILEKRLDKNETHEQKELYEKKRKYYEEECAKLGLNTQDFTQILNIFYEEFYAPFRNLKTDYLFSETEKDIVTPFTTLKGDDTLYKDSSSGILLEVFYACVSYFNETKRNSHYSLFEAANKFLKRHKLGLKRNDLPIELPLIIFKNALITTKAVYLQSGFLKVKRIAWANVKFSAKVFTFEDIEYRFSSEDVFVLSLNFSDFIAKNLDLRKEVIEELGHEVKALELAFNNLKKRFS, encoded by the coding sequence TTGCAGAACGTTTTCTTTTGCAAGGAGCTGTTAAAAGAGCGATTTTTTTGTATTTCCGAGGACTACGAGAGTAGTTTTTACAGATCCCCAAACGCACTGCGGGAAACTTACCAAGTAGTTTTAGAAGAAGATGTTATGAACTATATAAAAAAGCTGGACAAGCATATTTACGAATGCATTTTATTTAACTTTTTATATAAGATAAAGGAGGAGCTTGAGACGCTAAGCTTTGATGAGTTTAATAAAATTTTAACCGAAGAGGAGATAAAAAAAGAGTTTAAAAATTTCGGCGTATACTTTGATAAAGACGATTTTAGCGAAAATGACTTTGTCGACAAAAAAGCCGAATTTATGCAAATCGCCGAGGATTTTTATAAAAATGAAAATTTACGCAAATTTATCGAATTCTGCGCCGATACGAGCGATATACTCGCCGTTTGCGAAAAACAAAACATAAGAGCTTACGATTACGCATCCATAATAGCATTGGCGATAATCGGCTTTGAAGATTTATATTTGAGTCAAAAAAAATATGAAAAAATCGTAAATTTCTACGGTGAAAAAATTCTTAGCGAATTTAACGGCTGGGACGAATTTATCGCCAGCTTTATGCTTGGAGAGCTATACAAAAACAGCTTTGAGAAAAAAGAGGATGACGAAGACGACGAGGACGACTATGAAATTATAAGCAATCTTAGGCTCGCTTATAATGCCCTAACGCTTCCTTACGATATATTTCAAATGAGCGGCATCTGGGAGAACAGTGTAGATAATGCGAAAGAAAAACTGGTTCCTATTCTAGAAAAGCGCCTAGACAAAAATGAAACCCACGAGCAAAAAGAGCTTTATGAGAAAAAAAGAAAATATTACGAAGAAGAGTGCGCCAAACTCGGCTTAAATACTCAGGATTTTACGCAAATTCTAAATATTTTTTATGAGGAATTTTACGCTCCGTTTAGAAATTTAAAGACCGATTATCTGTTTAGCGAAACCGAAAAAGATATTGTAACGCCGTTTACTACGCTTAAAGGCGACGATACTTTATATAAAGATTCGTCAAGCGGCATATTGCTCGAAGTCTTTTACGCTTGCGTTTCGTATTTTAACGAGACCAAACGCAATAGCCATTATAGCTTATTCGAGGCGGCGAATAAATTTTTAAAACGACACAAACTCGGACTAAAAAGAAACGACCTACCGATAGAGTTGCCGCTTATCATCTTTAAAAACGCCCTAATTACGACAAAAGCCGTTTATCTTCAAAGTGGATTTTTAAAAGTGAAAAGGATAGCTTGGGCGAACGTTAAATTTTCGGCAAAAGTTTTTACGTTTGAGGATATCGAATATCGCTTTAGTAGCGAAGATGTTTTTGTTCTATCACTAAATTTTTCTGATTTTATAGCCAAGAACTTGGATCTTAGAAAAGAGGTCATAGAAGAGCTTGGGCATGAAGTAAAGGCGCTTGAACTAGCTTTTAACAATCTAAAAAAGCGTTTTAGCTAA